In Chloroflexota bacterium, one DNA window encodes the following:
- the ndk gene encoding nucleoside-diphosphate kinase: MTERTLVLIKPDGVQRLLVGSILERYERRGLKIVGLKLVHVDRATAERHYAIHRARPFFASLVDFIVSSPLVAVAFEGPDAIAIVRTINGATRPNEAAPGTIRGDLALETAQNLVHASDSADSAATELALWFRPEELLSYDRDIDRWALAPAD; this comes from the coding sequence ATGACGGAACGCACGCTCGTCCTCATCAAGCCGGACGGCGTCCAGCGGCTGCTGGTCGGGAGCATCCTCGAGCGCTATGAGCGACGGGGCCTCAAGATCGTCGGGCTCAAGCTCGTCCACGTGGACCGGGCGACCGCGGAGCGCCACTACGCGATCCATCGGGCCCGCCCGTTCTTCGCGAGCCTTGTCGACTTCATCGTCTCGAGTCCGCTCGTCGCGGTCGCCTTCGAGGGCCCGGACGCGATCGCGATCGTCCGCACGATCAACGGGGCCACCCGGCCGAATGAGGCGGCGCCCGGTACGATCCGCGGCGACCTCGCCCTCGAGACCGCCCAGAACCTCGTCCACGCCTCCGATTCGGCGGACAGCGCGGCGACGGAGCTCGCGCTCTGGTTCCGGCCCGAGGAGCTCCTCTCGTACGATCGGGACATCGATCGCTGGGCTCTCGCTCCCGCCGACTGA
- a CDS encoding insulinase family protein encodes MFERTALPHGPRVISARLAGARSVSIAAYVLAGSRFESPDEAGVAHFMEHITFKGTAAYPTTRAISEAIEGVGGSFNAATDRETTIYWVRVPGRETSRAMDVLGELIVRPTLASKEIDGERQVIVEEIRSYLDDPSEYCQILFQQAMFGEGALGREICGDETGIRSLPEATIRAFWSTMYRPANVVVAVAGDIGHDEAVGFVDRSFGSGNGVVPPYAPAPTLPAGERYLLGHRDASQAHIAVGVPSLPRDHPDSWTLGVLNTVLGDGMSSRLFLSVREEKGLAYDVGSGIADYADAGVLGISAGVDPDHLGPALEAILVELARLRDEFVPPDELAKAKAYLSGGLELRMEETRHLASWVGGQEALHERVLDLDQALAAVAAVTADDIQRVARQLIRDEALRLAVVAPARRGTKLDRGLRLPA; translated from the coding sequence ATGTTCGAACGGACCGCGCTGCCTCACGGACCGCGCGTCATCAGCGCCCGCCTCGCGGGTGCCCGATCGGTCTCCATCGCGGCGTACGTCCTCGCCGGTTCGCGTTTCGAGTCCCCGGATGAGGCTGGCGTCGCCCATTTCATGGAGCACATCACCTTCAAGGGCACGGCGGCCTACCCCACGACCCGGGCGATCTCCGAGGCGATCGAGGGCGTCGGCGGATCGTTCAACGCCGCGACGGACCGTGAGACGACGATCTACTGGGTCCGCGTCCCCGGGCGGGAGACGAGCCGGGCGATGGACGTCCTCGGCGAGCTCATCGTCCGACCGACGCTCGCCTCGAAGGAGATCGACGGAGAGCGGCAGGTCATCGTCGAGGAGATCCGCTCGTATCTCGACGACCCGTCCGAGTACTGCCAGATCCTCTTCCAGCAGGCGATGTTCGGGGAGGGGGCGCTCGGCCGGGAGATCTGCGGTGACGAGACGGGGATCCGCTCCCTTCCCGAGGCGACCATCCGCGCTTTCTGGTCCACGATGTATCGACCGGCCAACGTCGTCGTGGCGGTGGCGGGCGACATCGGCCACGACGAGGCCGTCGGGTTCGTCGACCGCTCCTTCGGCTCCGGCAACGGCGTCGTCCCGCCGTATGCGCCGGCTCCCACGCTGCCGGCGGGCGAGCGCTACCTGCTCGGTCATCGCGACGCGAGCCAGGCCCACATCGCCGTCGGCGTCCCCTCACTCCCGCGGGATCATCCGGACAGCTGGACGCTCGGCGTCCTCAACACGGTGCTCGGCGACGGGATGAGCAGCCGGCTCTTCCTGTCGGTGCGGGAGGAGAAGGGGCTCGCCTACGACGTCGGCTCCGGCATCGCGGACTATGCCGACGCGGGTGTGCTCGGCATCTCCGCCGGCGTCGATCCGGATCACCTGGGACCCGCCCTCGAGGCCATCCTCGTGGAGCTCGCCCGGCTGCGCGACGAGTTCGTTCCGCCGGACGAGCTCGCGAAGGCGAAGGCGTACCTCTCCGGCGGTCTCGAGCTGCGGATGGAGGAGACCCGGCATCTCGCGTCATGGGTCGGCGGCCAGGAGGCGCTCCACGAGCGAGTCCTCGATCTCGACCAGGCGCTCGCGGCGGTGGCCGCAGTCACCGCGGATGACATCCAGCGCGTCGCTCGCCAGCTCATCCGCGACGAGGCCCTCCGCCTCGCCGTCGTCGCCCCCGCCCGGCGCGGGACGAAGCTCGATCGCGGTCTGCGGCTGCCGGCATGA
- a CDS encoding NCS2 family permease has product MGRRGAPGREATGGGDGATRVGPARRTRRGGTPAVDAIASYFRFDERGTNISTEARAGVTTFVVMAYIIFLNPAIIAKPLGLDPVAVAAATALVGGVMTILMGVVANYPFALAAGLGINALVAFTLTAQGLDARGAMGVIVLEGIAITILVIIGLREAIMAAVPLVLKRSIGVGIGLFILFIGFVNGGMIVAPQGGVPLVGIAFPTTTGQLVFLIGLGITIALFVMKVRAALIISIAITTVIALLAGVATVPSSFTIAPSFSTIGQFDLLEVFSKLGLLTAVLTIFAIMLSDFFDTMGTVTGIAAEAGLADKDGSVPGIGRILLVDSIAAIAGGAAGISSNTTYIESAAGVAEGGRTGFASVVTGGLFILAVVLAPLAGIIPSQATAPALVVVGYLMFTLVKDIPVADAEEGIPALLAIILMPLTYDITVGIGAGFVSWVFIKSVKGKFGEVHPLMWAVALAFVIYFARDWIQTLVK; this is encoded by the coding sequence ATCGGGAGACGGGGAGCGCCCGGTCGCGAGGCGACCGGGGGAGGTGACGGTGCGACACGGGTCGGCCCGGCCCGGCGCACCCGGAGAGGAGGAACGCCCGCTGTGGACGCGATCGCGTCGTACTTCAGATTCGATGAGCGCGGCACCAACATCTCGACGGAGGCTCGCGCCGGGGTGACCACGTTCGTGGTCATGGCGTACATCATCTTCCTGAACCCGGCGATCATCGCCAAGCCGCTCGGGCTCGACCCGGTCGCGGTCGCCGCCGCGACCGCCCTCGTCGGCGGGGTCATGACGATCCTCATGGGCGTGGTCGCCAACTACCCGTTCGCCCTCGCCGCCGGCCTCGGCATCAACGCCCTCGTCGCGTTCACGCTGACGGCGCAGGGGCTCGATGCGCGAGGCGCGATGGGCGTCATCGTCCTCGAGGGGATCGCGATCACGATCCTCGTCATCATCGGCCTCCGCGAAGCGATCATGGCGGCCGTCCCGCTCGTCCTCAAGCGCTCGATCGGCGTCGGGATCGGCCTCTTCATCCTCTTCATCGGTTTCGTCAACGGCGGCATGATCGTCGCTCCGCAGGGCGGCGTCCCGCTCGTCGGGATCGCCTTCCCGACGACGACCGGCCAGCTCGTGTTCCTCATCGGACTCGGCATCACGATCGCCCTCTTCGTCATGAAGGTCCGGGCGGCCCTCATCATCAGCATCGCGATCACCACCGTCATCGCCTTGCTCGCCGGGGTGGCGACGGTGCCCTCGTCGTTCACGATCGCCCCCAGCTTTTCCACGATCGGCCAGTTCGACCTCCTCGAGGTGTTCAGCAAGCTCGGCCTTCTCACGGCGGTCCTGACCATCTTCGCGATCATGCTGTCCGACTTCTTCGACACGATGGGGACGGTCACCGGCATCGCCGCCGAGGCGGGCCTGGCCGACAAGGACGGCTCGGTGCCCGGGATCGGCCGCATCCTCCTCGTTGACTCGATCGCGGCCATCGCCGGTGGGGCGGCCGGCATCTCATCCAACACCACGTACATCGAGAGCGCGGCCGGGGTCGCGGAGGGCGGCCGGACGGGCTTCGCGTCGGTCGTCACCGGCGGCCTCTTCATCCTTGCCGTCGTCCTCGCTCCGCTCGCCGGGATCATCCCGAGCCAGGCGACGGCGCCGGCCCTGGTCGTCGTGGGTTACCTCATGTTCACCCTCGTGAAGGACATCCCCGTCGCCGACGCCGAGGAAGGCATCCCGGCCCTCCTCGCGATCATCCTCATGCCCCTCACGTACGACATCACCGTCGGGATCGGGGCCGGGTTCGTCAGCTGGGTCTTCATCAAGTCGGTGAAGGGCAAGTTCGGCGAAGTCCACCCGCTCATGTGGGCTGTCGCGCTCGCCTTCGTCATCTACTTCGCCAGGGACTGGATCCAGACCCTCGTCAAGTAG
- a CDS encoding type III pantothenate kinase → MLLAIDVGNTNVTIGLVRDGAVLATRRAATRAGDTPDELELLLEGLLRLDAASFADVTAVALASVVPTLTERIEDVAARHGLRTVVASAGTVPLAIRVERPAEVGADRLVNALAAHRLYGAPAVVVDFGTATTFDAVAMDGAYVGGAIAPGLEVSLDALAARTARLPRIPLQAPARAIGRDTVSAMQAGAVLGYQALVTGLLGRIRVELAASAGVDPTAVRAILTGGLSAAPWVRALEGIDAVDPDLTIRGLAILHAEVAGGEPLELGFR, encoded by the coding sequence ATGCTCCTCGCGATCGACGTCGGCAACACGAACGTGACGATCGGCCTCGTGCGGGACGGGGCCGTCCTCGCGACCCGTCGAGCGGCCACCCGCGCCGGAGACACGCCGGACGAGCTCGAGCTGCTCCTCGAGGGGCTCCTCCGCCTCGATGCGGCCTCGTTCGCCGACGTGACCGCCGTGGCCCTGGCATCGGTGGTCCCGACCCTCACCGAGCGGATCGAGGACGTCGCCGCCCGTCACGGCCTTCGAACGGTCGTCGCTTCGGCCGGGACCGTGCCGCTCGCGATCCGGGTCGAGCGGCCGGCCGAGGTGGGGGCAGATCGGCTCGTCAACGCCCTGGCCGCCCATCGGCTGTACGGGGCCCCGGCGGTCGTCGTCGACTTCGGGACCGCGACGACCTTCGACGCAGTCGCCATGGATGGAGCCTACGTCGGCGGCGCGATCGCGCCGGGCCTCGAGGTCAGCCTCGACGCCCTCGCCGCCCGGACGGCGAGGCTCCCGCGGATCCCGTTGCAGGCCCCGGCCCGGGCGATCGGCCGCGACACCGTGTCCGCCATGCAGGCGGGTGCCGTCCTCGGCTACCAGGCGCTCGTGACCGGACTCCTCGGCCGGATCCGCGTCGAGCTCGCGGCGAGCGCCGGGGTCGACCCGACGGCCGTTCGGGCGATCCTCACCGGGGGACTCTCTGCCGCGCCCTGGGTCCGGGCGCTCGAGGGCATCGACGCCGTGGACCCCGACCTCACGATACGGGGCCTTGCCATCCTGCACGCCGAAGTCGCCGGCGGCGAGCCGCTCGAGCTCGGCTTCCGATGA
- the coaBC gene encoding bifunctional phosphopantothenoylcysteine decarboxylase/phosphopantothenate--cysteine ligase CoaBC, with protein sequence MSGPPRSGTGGRLAGRLIALGVSGSIAAYRTPDLVRLLQAEGAEVVAILTPSAGRFVARLALEALTRHPVEEDVLALLPDGRIGHIVVADTADAIVVAPATAHWLAAMASGLAGDVVTATCLATTAPVVVAPAMDGEMYAHPATRANVARLRDGFGYRIVEPEAGPLASGQTGVGRLAALPAIVDAVAAAVAGRPVRAPDALDRPPIASMPHEADLTDRHIIVTAGGTAEPIDPVRSITNRSSGRMGVAIAEAALDRGARVTVIAAGVSVPLPARATVIRAQTTAALHAALVAAIGDPIGTTRFDALLMAAAVSDFRPVRPAETKLPRGAGLTLELEPTADLLADVARIVHGSDANGAVMGVPLHPRPILVGFAAETGSLDRARDKLRRKGIDLMVANDITEAGSGFATETNRVTIFSSEGEPDAWPLMTKREVADRLLDIVAWRLDERDEADQTDAGSRASRPMEETVS encoded by the coding sequence ATGAGCGGACCGCCGCGCTCCGGGACCGGCGGCCGCCTCGCCGGCCGGCTCATCGCGCTCGGGGTGAGCGGCTCGATCGCGGCCTACCGGACGCCGGATCTCGTCCGCCTGCTCCAGGCCGAGGGCGCGGAGGTCGTCGCGATCCTCACTCCGTCGGCCGGGCGGTTCGTCGCCCGGCTCGCCCTCGAGGCACTCACCCGTCACCCCGTGGAGGAGGACGTCCTCGCGCTGCTGCCGGACGGGCGGATCGGCCACATCGTCGTCGCCGACACGGCAGACGCCATCGTCGTCGCGCCGGCGACGGCCCACTGGCTCGCGGCGATGGCGAGCGGCCTCGCCGGGGACGTGGTCACCGCGACGTGTCTCGCGACGACCGCGCCCGTCGTGGTCGCACCGGCGATGGACGGCGAGATGTACGCCCACCCCGCGACGCGGGCGAACGTCGCACGTCTCCGCGACGGGTTCGGCTACCGGATCGTCGAGCCGGAGGCCGGACCGCTCGCCTCCGGCCAGACCGGCGTGGGACGGCTGGCGGCTCTCCCGGCCATCGTGGATGCGGTCGCGGCCGCCGTGGCGGGCCGACCGGTCCGCGCTCCCGACGCGCTCGACCGCCCGCCGATCGCGTCGATGCCCCACGAGGCGGATCTCACGGATCGCCACATCATCGTCACGGCCGGCGGAACCGCGGAGCCGATCGACCCCGTGCGGTCCATCACGAATCGCTCGTCGGGCCGGATGGGCGTCGCGATCGCCGAGGCCGCGCTCGACCGCGGGGCCCGGGTCACCGTCATCGCGGCCGGCGTCTCCGTCCCGCTGCCGGCCCGGGCGACGGTCATCCGGGCCCAGACGACCGCGGCGCTTCACGCCGCACTGGTTGCCGCGATCGGCGATCCGATCGGGACGACCAGGTTCGATGCGCTCCTCATGGCCGCCGCCGTCTCTGACTTCCGGCCCGTCCGGCCGGCCGAGACGAAGCTCCCGCGGGGCGCCGGACTGACGCTCGAGCTCGAGCCGACCGCGGACCTCCTCGCCGACGTGGCGCGGATCGTGCACGGGAGCGACGCGAACGGCGCGGTCATGGGCGTCCCCCTCCATCCACGACCCATCCTCGTCGGCTTCGCCGCGGAGACGGGCTCGCTCGACCGGGCGCGCGACAAGCTCCGCCGGAAGGGTATCGACCTCATGGTCGCGAACGACATCACCGAAGCCGGATCGGGCTTCGCGACAGAGACGAACCGGGTGACGATCTTCTCGTCGGAGGGCGAGCCGGATGCCTGGCCGCTCATGACGAAGCGGGAGGTCGCCGATCGCCTCCTCGACATCGTCGCGTGGCGGCTGGACGAGCGCGACGAGGCGGACCAGACTGATGCGGGGTCGCGCGCCTCGCGACCCATGGAGGAGACCGTGTCATGA
- the panB gene encoding 3-methyl-2-oxobutanoate hydroxymethyltransferase, producing MSATTDRDRRLTVSDIARFHADGERIAMLTAYDFPTARLLDEAGIPLLLVGDSLGEVMLGYDSTVRVTMDEMLHHTKAVARGTAHALVVADMPFLSYATPDEAVANAGRFLRDGGAQAVKIEGGVRSARIVETLVRSGIPVMGHIGWTPQAKYAMGGRVRVQGKDRSQARALLHDALAIQEAGAFAVVLELVPGQLAAAITERLRIPTIGIGAGAGCSGQVQVVTDLLGLGSFVPRHARPYANVRETILDAARRYAADVAAGTFPGAEQTVLMADDVIVDVLGTGGEDRTAGESHRGGEGMLGGIPLGGIPLDRDL from the coding sequence ATGAGCGCCACGACGGATCGCGACCGCCGCCTGACCGTGAGCGACATCGCCAGGTTCCACGCCGATGGCGAACGGATCGCGATGCTCACCGCGTACGATTTCCCGACCGCCCGCCTCCTCGACGAGGCCGGCATCCCGCTCCTCCTCGTCGGCGATTCGCTTGGCGAGGTGATGCTCGGCTACGACTCGACGGTCCGCGTGACGATGGACGAGATGCTCCATCACACGAAAGCGGTGGCGCGCGGCACGGCCCACGCGCTCGTGGTCGCGGACATGCCGTTCCTCTCGTACGCCACCCCCGATGAGGCGGTCGCGAACGCCGGCCGATTCCTCCGCGACGGCGGCGCCCAGGCGGTGAAGATCGAGGGCGGGGTGCGATCCGCCCGCATCGTCGAGACGCTCGTCAGGTCCGGCATCCCGGTCATGGGCCACATCGGCTGGACGCCCCAGGCGAAGTACGCGATGGGGGGTCGGGTCCGCGTCCAGGGTAAGGATCGCAGTCAGGCGCGGGCGCTCCTCCACGACGCGCTCGCGATCCAGGAGGCGGGCGCGTTCGCCGTCGTCCTCGAGCTCGTCCCGGGCCAGCTCGCGGCGGCGATCACGGAGCGGCTTCGGATCCCGACGATCGGGATCGGCGCGGGGGCGGGTTGCAGCGGCCAGGTCCAGGTCGTGACGGACCTCCTCGGCCTCGGGTCATTCGTGCCGCGCCACGCTCGTCCCTATGCGAACGTCCGCGAGACGATCCTCGACGCGGCGCGGCGATATGCCGCGGACGTCGCCGCCGGGACCTTCCCGGGTGCGGAGCAGACCGTGCTCATGGCAGACGACGTCATCGTCGATGTCCTCGGCACTGGCGGGGAGGACCGGACCGCCGGCGAGTCGCACCGCGGGGGCGAGGGTATGCTCGGCGGCATCCCCCTCGGCGGCATCCCGCTCGATCGGGACCTCTGA
- a CDS encoding pantoate--beta-alanine ligase, producing the protein MSSALAGRTGPPASRTAGARVCSAASPSAASRSIGTSDRHPSAADLHPSAADLHPSAADLHRPSSHVTRVVRTRADLRAALAGAPRPVGLVPTMGWLHDGHRSLMERARAESATTVASIFVNPRQFTVAADFERYPRSEAHDFAVCEAAGIDLVWAPSVDDVYVPGFDTAVSVGAVARPLEGAARPGHFDGVATVVAILFTLVGAERAYFGQKDAQQVMVIRRMALDLAIPTEIVGCPTIRESDGLALSSRNVHLSPVERAAAPVLHRALAAARDRWRAGERSGDALRETMRETLAGEPLARPEYVSVADAMTLAELDRVDDPALASLAVRFGTTRLIDNEPLG; encoded by the coding sequence ATGTCCTCGGCACTGGCGGGGAGGACCGGACCGCCGGCGAGTCGCACCGCGGGGGCGAGGGTATGCTCGGCGGCATCCCCCTCGGCGGCATCCCGCTCGATCGGGACCTCTGATCGCCATCCGTCCGCCGCGGATCTCCATCCGTCCGCCGCGGATCTCCATCCGTCCGCCGCGGATCTCCACCGACCCTCGAGCCACGTGACACGGGTCGTTCGCACGCGGGCGGACCTGCGGGCCGCACTCGCCGGAGCGCCTCGACCCGTCGGCCTCGTCCCGACGATGGGCTGGCTCCACGACGGTCACCGCTCGCTCATGGAACGCGCCCGGGCGGAGAGCGCGACGACCGTCGCCTCCATCTTCGTCAATCCCCGCCAGTTCACGGTCGCCGCGGACTTCGAGCGCTACCCGCGCAGCGAGGCGCACGACTTTGCAGTCTGCGAGGCGGCGGGAATCGACCTGGTCTGGGCACCGAGTGTCGACGACGTCTATGTCCCGGGTTTCGACACGGCGGTCTCGGTCGGCGCGGTCGCTCGACCCCTCGAGGGCGCCGCGCGGCCCGGCCACTTCGATGGCGTCGCCACCGTCGTCGCGATCCTCTTCACGCTCGTCGGTGCCGAGCGTGCCTATTTCGGCCAGAAGGACGCCCAGCAGGTCATGGTCATCCGGCGGATGGCCCTCGATCTCGCGATCCCGACCGAGATCGTCGGCTGTCCGACGATCCGCGAATCCGACGGCCTCGCCCTCTCGTCGCGGAACGTCCATCTGTCCCCGGTCGAGCGCGCGGCAGCGCCGGTCCTCCATCGGGCACTCGCGGCGGCACGCGATCGGTGGCGGGCGGGCGAGCGCTCGGGCGACGCGCTCCGCGAGACGATGCGCGAGACCCTGGCCGGCGAACCCCTCGCCCGGCCGGAGTACGTCTCGGTCGCCGATGCGATGACGCTCGCCGAGCTCGACCGCGTCGATGATCCGGCGCTCGCCTCGCTTGCCGTCCGGTTCGGGACGACCCGCCTCATCGACAACGAACCGCTCGGCTGA